The following are from one region of the Quercus robur chromosome 1, dhQueRobu3.1, whole genome shotgun sequence genome:
- the LOC126732750 gene encoding kinesin-like protein KIN-5D, producing MDSTQSQQRRGGLVSLSPAQTPRSSDKAVRDLRSGDSNSSSKNDKEKGVNVQVLVRCRPLSDDELRVHTPVVISCNENRREVCAVQSIANKQIDRTFAFDKVFGPNSQQKELYEQSVSPIVNEVLEGYNCTIFAYGQTGTGKTYTMEGGARKKNGEFPNDAGVIPRAVKQIFDILEAQNAEYSMKVTFLELYNEEITDLLAPEETSKYIDDKSKKPIALMEDGKGGVFVRGLEEEIVCTANEIYKILEKGSAKRRTAETLLNKQSSRSHSIFSITIHIKECTPEGEEMIKCGKLNLVDLAGSENISRSGAREGRAREAGEINKSLLTLGRVINALVEHSGHVPYRDSKLTRLLRDSLGGKTKTCVIATISPSIHCLEETLSTLDYAHRAKNIKNKPEINQKMMKSALIKDLYSEIDRLKQEVYAAREKNGIYIPRDRYLNEEAEKKAMAEKIERMELDSDSKDKHLMELQELYSSQQLLTEELSDKLEKTEKKLEETEHSLFDLEEKHRQANATIKEKEFLIFNLLKSEKALVERSFELRSELENAASDVSNLFAKIERKDKIEDGNRILIQKFQSQLTQQLEILHKTVAASVTQQEQQLRDMEEDMQSFVSTKVEATEELRGRLGKLKTMYGSGVKALDDITGELEVNSQSTFGNLNSEVSKHSSALEDLFKGIASEADALLNDLQSSLHKQEEKLSAYAQQQREAHARAVETARSVSKITVNFFKTLDMHASNLTQIVEEAQTVNDEKLSELEKKFEECAANEERQLLEKVAELLASSNARKKQLVQMAVNDLRESATSRTNKLQQEMSTMQDSTSSVKAEWTIHMEKTESHYVEDTSAVECGKKDLEEALQNCLKKANLGAQQWKNAQESLLGLEKSNVASVDSIVRRGMEANQILRARFSSAVSTALEDVNIANKDLLSSIDHSLQLDHDACGNLNSMIVPCCGDLRELKGGHYHKIVEITENAGICLLHEYTVDEPSCSTPRKRSFNLPSVASIEELRTPSFEELLKAFWDAKSARLANGDVKHIAGVYEAAQSVRDSRVPLTAIN from the exons ATGGATTCCACACAGTCACAGCAGAGAAGAGGAGGATTAGTATCACTATCGCCGGCACAGACTCCGCGGTCTAGCGATAAGGCGGTGCGAGATCTGCGATCTGGTGATTCCAATTCCAGCTCCAAGAATGACAAAGAAAAAGGTGTCAATGTGCAGGTTCTTGTGCGTTGCAG GCCATTGAGTGATGATGAGTTGAGGGTCCACACGCCGGTGGTGATTTCTTGTAATGAGAATAGAAGGGAAGTTTGCGCGGTTCAGAGTATAGCCAACAAGCAGATTGATAGAACGTTCGCCTTTGACAAG GTCTTTGGTCCGAACTCCCAACAGAAGGAACTGTATGAACAGTCTGTGTCTCCAATTGTGAATGAAGTACTTGAGGGCTATAACTGTACTATCTTTGCGTATGGTCAGACAGGAACTGGGAAAACATATACAATGGAAGGAGGAGCAAGAAAAAAG AATGGGGAGTTTCCTAATGATGCGGGTGTTATCCCAAGAGCGGTTAAGCAAATTTTTGATATATTAGAAGCTCAGAATGCTGAATATAGCATGAAAGTTACATTTTTAGAGCTGTACAATGAGGAAATAACAGATCTTTTGGCCCCAGAGGAAACTTCTAAATACATTGATGACAAATCTAAGAAACCCATAGCTTTAATGGAGGATGGAAAAGGGGGTGTATTTGTGAGAGGATTGGAAGAAGAGATAGTATGTACTGCGAATGAAATTTACAAAATCTTGGAGAAAGGTTCTGCAAAAAGGCGTACAGCTGAAACTCTTCTTAACAAACAAAGCAGTCGTTCTCACTCAATATTTTCAATCACAATTCACATTAAGGAGTGTACACCAGAGGGAGAAGAGATGATTAAATGCGGGAAGCTGAACCTTGTTGACCTTGCGGGTTCTGAGAATATTTCACGTTCTGGTGCTAGAGAG GGTAGAGCGAGGGAAGCTGGGGAGATTAATAAGAGCTTGCTTACCCTGGGTCGAGTTATTAATGCACTAGTTGAACACTCTGGTCATGTTCCATATAG GGATAGCAAACTAACAAGGTTATTGAGGGATTCCTTGGGAGGGAAAACGAAGACATGCGTCATCGCTACAATTTCACCCTCCATTCATTGTTTGGAAGAAACACTCAGCACCCTAGATTATGCACACCGTGCCAAGAATATCAAGAATAAACCTGAG ATCAATCAGAAGATGATGAAATCTGCATTGATCAAGGATCTGTACTCTGAAATTGACCGGCTGAAGCAAG AGGTATATGCTGCAAGAGAGAAGAATGGGATCTACATTCCACGAGACCGTTATCTTAATGAAGAAGCAGAGAAGAAG GCAATGGCTGAAAAAATAGAGCGAATGGAACTTGATTCCGATTCTAAGGACAAG CATCTGATGGAGCTTCAAGAACTTTACAGTTCTCAGCAACTATTGACAGAAGAATTGAGTGATAAACTTGAAAAAACCGAG AAAAAGCTCGAGGAAACAGAGCATTCACTTTTTGATCTTGAGGAAAAGCACAGACAGGCAAAtgcaacaataaaagaaaaggaattccTCATTTTCAATCTCCTCAAATCTG AGAAGGCACTTGTTGAGCGATCATTTGAGCTTCGATCAGAGCTAGAAAATGCTGCATCAGATGTGTCCAATTTATTTGCCAAAATTG AGCGCAAGGATAAAATTGAAGATGGAAATAGAATACTTATCCAGAAATTCCAGTCCCAATTAACTCAACAGCTTGAAATCTTGCACAAGACCGTGGCAGCTTCTGTGACTCAACAAGAGCAGCAACTGAGGGACATGGAGGAAGATATGCAGTCCTTTGTATCAACAAAAGTAGAG GCTACTGAAGAACTTAGAGGAAGGCTGGGAAAGTTGAAAACTATGTATGGTTCTGGTGTTAAAGCTTTGGATGATATAACTGGGGAGCTTGAAGTAAATTCTCAATCAACTTTTGGTAACCTGAATTCTGAAGTTTCTAAGCATTCATCAGCCCTTGAAGAT CTCTTCAAAGGAATCGCTTCAGAAGCTGATGCACTACTAAATGATCTTCAAAGCAGTCTTCACAAGCAAGAGGAGAAGCTATCTGCTTATGCACAACAGCAGCGTGAG GCACATGCAAGGGCAGTAGAAACTGCAAGATCAGTTTCTAAAATAACCGTCAACTTCTTCAAGACTCTGGACATGCATGCGTCTAACTTGACCCAAATTGTGGAGGAAGCACAAACAGTCAATGATGAGAAATTGTCTGAACTTGAAAAGAAGTTTGAG GAATGTGCTGCTAATGAAGAAAGGCAATTGTTGGAGAAAGTTGCTGAACTGCTTGCAAGTTCAAATGCTAGGAAGAAACAACTG GTCCAAATGGCAGTAAATGATCTTCGGGAGAGTGCAACCAGCAGAACCAACAAACTACAACAAGAAATGTCAACTATGCAAGATTCCACTTCTTCTGTTAAAGCTGAATGGACAATTCACATGGAAAAAACAGAATCTCACTACGTTGAGGATACTTCTGCTGTGGAATGTGGAAAGAAAGACCTAGAAGAGGCTCTTCAGAATTG TTTGAAGAAGGCGAACTTGGGTGCACAACAATGGAAGAATGCTCAAGAATCCTTGCTCGGTCTAGAAAAGAGCAATGTTGCTTCTGTGGATTCCATTGTTAG GAGAGGAATGGAAGCCAACCAAATCCTACGTGCACGGTTTTCTTCTGCTGTGTCAACTGCATTAGAAGATGTGAACATTGCTAACAAGGATCTGCTTTCATCCATTGATC ATTCACTACAACTTGACCATGATGCATGTGGAAATCTAAATTCTATGATAGTTCCTTGTTGCGGGGATTTAAGGGAACTAAAGGGAGGCCATTACCACAAGATCGTAGAGATAACTGAAAATGCAGGGATTTGCCTTCTGCATGAATACACG GTGGACGAACCATCTTGTTCAACACCGAGAAAGAGGTCATTCAATCTACCAAGTGTAGCATCCATTGAAGAACTCAGAACCCCTTCTTTTGAGGAATTGTTGAAGGCATTTTGGGATGCAAAATCTGCAAGGCTAGCAAATGGAGATGTAAAACATATTGCTGGGGTGTACGAGGCTGCCCAGTCTGTAAGAGATTCCAGAGTTCCTCTCACTGCTATTAACTAA